One part of the Prunus persica cultivar Lovell chromosome G5, Prunus_persica_NCBIv2, whole genome shotgun sequence genome encodes these proteins:
- the LOC18776320 gene encoding uncharacterized protein LOC18776320, whose translation MAIGRTPWPCVSAPVSAMYLIGFSVFDEVSEIPSSLSKQGRDFVTKCLMRDPMERWSAVELLKHGFLLEAPNYLLNPTTVLDHGKVASFSGVTNWPCDDEDTWVTMRSNNIEQPDTTLHWNEYEANDIYDDEPQPTNTNAKTTCGGGLGLDTSEAARFSSRERKKSKAWTASKYT comes from the exons ATGGCCATTGGGCGGACTCCGTGGCCTTGTGTTTCTGCCCCTGTATCGGCCATGTACCTAATCGGGTTTTCagtgtttgatgaagtgtcggaGATACCTAGCTCTCTGTCGAAGCAAGGCAGGGACTTTGTCACCAAGTGTTTGATGAGGGACCCAATGGAAAGGTGGTCAGCTGTTGAGCTTCTCAAGCATGGATTTTTACTTGAGGCACCCAATTATTTGCTCAATCCCACAACTGTGCTAGATCATG GCAAAGTGGCGTCGTTTTCTGGAGTGACCAATTGGCCttgtgatgatgaagataCTTGGGTCACAATGAGAAGCAACAACATTGAACAACCAGATACGACGCTCCATTGGAATGAATATGAAGCCAATGATATTTATGACGACGAGCCTCAGCCAACAAACACAAATGCAAAAACTACTTGTGGTGGTGGGTTGGGTTTAGACACTAGTGAGGCAGCTAGATTTAGCAgtagagagaggaagaaaagcaAGGCTTGGACGGCCTCCAAATATACTTAA